The window GCGAAAAGCAGAAGTAGCGGCAATAGGCAACAGGAATCAGGAAGGCGCTGTTCGTGAGGCATGGCCAAGCAGGTCGGGTGAAGCCGACGAGCACCGCCATGCCCAAGGGTGCGAAGGGAATTGCATGGCCAAGAAGAAATCCACGCGAAACAAGACGACCGCCGCCGAGAAGTCATCGCCGGGACCCAAGGCAAAGGGCAGTGGCAAGACCTCGCGCGGCGGCGCGGCCGTGAAGTCACGCATGGAAGATCTCGCCCGATCGGTCGTCGCCACGGCCGAGCGCCAGCAGGACCCTTCCATCTCTATCCCCTCGCGAACGCTCTCTAACATCGCCTTCAACCAGAAAACCCGCCACATCGAAATGGGCGAAGGCCGGCAGAGCCGCAACTTCTTCAACTACGGCCAGGCCAAACGCTTCATGCAGACGATGCTCGTGGCCAGCAAGTGCAAGGAACTCATCGACCTGGGCAAGACAGCCAGCATCCGCCAGATCTACTACCTCGCCAAGCACACCATCAAGGGCACCAACGAAAAGACCTTTGACGACCAGTCCGAGTCCGACCCCATCATCGAAGACCTCGAAGTCGCCATCGACGCCCTGCGTGAAGAGCTGCACGTCTTCGCCAGCAACCGCGGCAACCTCGCCGGCCCGATCACCCTGGTCGATGCGGGCAATACGCTCGACTGTTCAGCAATGGGCAGCGCCGGCTACGCCGTGCCCAGCATCGTCGAGGCCGACGTGATCCAATTCAAGAAGTGCTCCGCCAAGTTCGTGCTGCACGTCGAAAAAGACACCGTCTGGCGCCGCTTCCACGAAGATCGCTTCTGGGAGCAGCACAACTGCATCGTCTCCCACGGCGGCGGTCAGCCCGCCCGCGGCATGCGCCGCCTGCTCCAGCGCTTTCACCAGGAACTCAAGCTCCCCGTCTTCGTGCTGCTCGACAACGACCCCTGGGGGTACTACATCTATTCCGTCATCAAGCACGGCTCGATCAACCTGGCCTACGAGTCGCGGCGCATGGCCATCCCCGACGC is drawn from Phycisphaerae bacterium and contains these coding sequences:
- a CDS encoding DNA topoisomerase IV subunit A, with the protein product MAKKKSTRNKTTAAEKSSPGPKAKGSGKTSRGGAAVKSRMEDLARSVVATAERQQDPSISIPSRTLSNIAFNQKTRHIEMGEGRQSRNFFNYGQAKRFMQTMLVASKCKELIDLGKTASIRQIYYLAKHTIKGTNEKTFDDQSESDPIIEDLEVAIDALREELHVFASNRGNLAGPITLVDAGNTLDCSAMGSAGYAVPSIVEADVIQFKKCSAKFVLHVEKDTVWRRFHEDRFWEQHNCIVSHGGGQPARGMRRLLQRFHQELKLPVFVLLDNDPWGYYIYSVIKHGSINLAYESRRMAIPDAKFIGVSSFDYDRCDMRDDVKIELDATDIKRAKQIAAYPWFADNRPWQKEIKKMLSNGFKMEVEAMISKDLSYLTEEYVPMKLKDRKQWLD